One window from the genome of Sulfuricurvum sp. encodes:
- the brxL gene encoding BREX system Lon protease-like protein BrxL produces MSKLDDKINDYYAGLVVRKDLVKTVKGNAIVPSYVLEYLLGQYCATNDNDSINSGIQTVKEILSKHYVHRNEAGLIRSTIKEKGRHKVIDKVSVSLNEKSDTYEAEFSNLGIKKVLIDSGTIKTHPKLLVGSVWCICDLEYEHTEDNGATPWILGSIKPIQLSHFDYDGYLEARKKFDTDEWIDLLMQSMGFEPEMFGKRSKMLQLARLIPYCERNYNIIELGPKGTGKSHIYSEFSPHGILISGGEVSVPKLFVNNSNGKLGLVGYWNVVAFDEFAGQDKKVDKALVDIMKNYMANKTFSRGIETLGAEASMVFVGNTAHSVPYMLKHTDLFEEVPGKYHDSAFLDRLHFYLPGWEIDIIRGEMFSSGYGFVVDYIAEILRSLRNDDYSDRYKKHFTLSNEISTRDRDAINKTFSGLMKIIFPHDEATVEEIEEILKFAIEGRKRVKDQLMRIDSTYVEAKFYYEDNSGRKYFVTTLEEDEYPNYYHKTIGSGSDETIVDNVTSIQTKSDSLNDVSAEIVMTLSDDLSEKHLTFKENQRGVTFDSLFGKYLTNAKEITLTDPYVRIFYQARNLMEFMETIAKYKPEGDIVKFHLITIEDEFKGDQQGEFLQQVKNACQSVGIDFTWEYDVTQTIHARHIETDHGWKISLDRGLDIFQQYDMNDAFNFSNRLQQFRTCKAFEITYMKK; encoded by the coding sequence ATGAGCAAATTAGACGATAAGATAAATGATTATTATGCTGGCTTAGTTGTTCGCAAAGACTTAGTGAAAACCGTTAAAGGAAATGCGATAGTTCCATCTTATGTATTGGAATATCTGTTGGGTCAGTACTGTGCCACTAATGATAATGATAGTATTAATTCAGGAATTCAAACAGTCAAAGAGATCCTATCTAAGCATTATGTTCATCGGAATGAAGCTGGACTTATTCGTTCAACAATCAAAGAAAAAGGTCGTCACAAGGTTATAGATAAAGTAAGTGTTTCGTTGAATGAAAAATCTGATACCTATGAGGCTGAATTTTCTAACTTAGGTATCAAAAAAGTACTCATCGACTCTGGAACAATCAAGACACATCCTAAACTTTTAGTAGGTAGTGTTTGGTGTATTTGTGATTTGGAATATGAGCATACTGAAGATAACGGTGCCACTCCTTGGATTTTAGGTTCCATAAAACCGATTCAACTTTCACATTTTGATTATGATGGTTATTTAGAAGCTCGAAAAAAATTTGATACGGATGAATGGATAGATCTGCTTATGCAAAGCATGGGATTTGAACCAGAAATGTTTGGTAAGCGTAGTAAGATGCTTCAGTTAGCCCGTCTTATCCCTTACTGCGAACGTAACTATAATATCATCGAGCTAGGTCCAAAAGGGACAGGTAAATCGCATATTTATTCTGAATTTTCACCGCATGGTATTTTGATATCAGGGGGAGAGGTTTCAGTACCAAAACTTTTTGTGAATAATTCAAATGGCAAGCTTGGTCTCGTAGGCTATTGGAATGTTGTTGCTTTTGATGAATTTGCTGGACAAGATAAAAAAGTTGATAAAGCGCTCGTGGATATTATGAAAAACTACATGGCGAATAAGACATTCTCACGTGGTATTGAGACATTAGGTGCAGAAGCATCAATGGTATTCGTTGGAAATACAGCTCATTCCGTACCTTATATGCTCAAACACACGGATCTTTTCGAAGAGGTTCCTGGCAAATATCATGATTCTGCATTTTTAGATCGTTTACATTTCTATCTTCCAGGATGGGAAATAGACATCATTCGTGGTGAAATGTTTTCAAGCGGATACGGGTTTGTTGTTGACTATATCGCTGAGATATTGCGTTCATTACGAAATGACGATTATTCTGATCGATATAAAAAACATTTTACACTTTCTAATGAAATCTCTACTCGTGATAGGGATGCTATCAATAAAACTTTTTCTGGTCTGATGAAAATTATTTTTCCACATGATGAAGCCACAGTAGAAGAGATCGAAGAAATACTAAAGTTTGCAATTGAAGGTCGCAAGCGTGTTAAAGATCAGTTAATGCGTATTGATTCTACGTATGTAGAGGCAAAATTTTACTATGAAGATAATAGTGGAAGAAAGTATTTTGTTACCACTCTTGAAGAGGACGAATATCCAAACTATTATCATAAAACCATTGGAAGTGGATCAGATGAGACCATTGTTGATAATGTTACATCTATCCAAACAAAGTCTGATAGTCTAAACGATGTAAGCGCTGAAATTGTAATGACACTGTCTGATGATTTATCAGAGAAGCATCTTACATTTAAAGAGAATCAACGTGGAGTCACGTTTGACTCATTGTTCGGTAAGTACCTCACAAATGCCAAAGAGATCACTCTAACCGATCCATACGTCCGTATTTTTTATCAAGCCCGCAATTTGATGGAGTTTATGGAAACCATTGCGAAGTATAAGCCAGAAGGCGACATCGTTAAATTCCATCTTATAACGATAGAAGATGAGTTTAAAGGTGATCAGCAAGGAGAATTTTTACAGCAAGTAAAAAATGCTTGTCAATCTGTTGGTATTGATTTTACATGGGAATACGATGTGACACAGACCATACATGCAAGACATATTGAAACCGATCATGGCTGGAAAATTTCACTTGATCGTGGATTGGATATTTTTCAGCAATACGATATGAACGATGCCTTCAATTTTAGTAATCGTCTTCAGCAGTTTAGAACGTGTAAGGCGTTTGAGATAACGTATATGAAAAAGTAG
- a CDS encoding replication initiation protein — MSEIIRKFNKRNVIKLSHALNYAHYNVGIVALDIIYTLIAQITNEDTSLNSYQVSIVQLEQRFGRKLNRKSLENAKQELISEPILFAKSNNEDPYPWVEKFELNSRKGSIEIKLHPNLTEHLIKPKLYAMGNLESILAIKSIYTKRIYMLCSQFVAGRKFSIGMKPLRNMLSTPSSLNNAYGNFKERVLVPAIKTINDSSDLKVKYDEIKTGRYITDLEIIVIKKDSKVIRRLKSGVVGVENWLNGYQEREDFMDTEVA; from the coding sequence ATGTCAGAAATCATCAGAAAATTCAATAAACGAAACGTTATAAAACTTTCACACGCACTTAATTATGCTCATTATAATGTCGGAATCGTAGCTTTAGATATTATCTATACTCTCATCGCTCAAATTACAAATGAAGATACTTCGTTAAATAGCTATCAAGTTTCTATCGTGCAATTGGAACAACGATTTGGTCGCAAGTTGAATCGCAAGAGTCTAGAAAATGCAAAACAAGAGCTTATAAGTGAACCTATACTATTTGCCAAATCGAACAATGAAGATCCATATCCATGGGTAGAAAAATTTGAACTCAACTCACGTAAGGGTTCAATTGAAATTAAACTTCATCCTAATTTGACCGAACACTTAATTAAACCAAAGTTATATGCTATGGGAAATTTAGAATCGATACTTGCTATTAAAAGTATTTACACAAAACGTATCTATATGCTATGTAGTCAATTTGTTGCTGGTAGAAAATTCTCTATTGGTATGAAACCTTTAAGAAATATGTTGTCAACGCCAAGCTCATTAAACAACGCTTATGGAAACTTTAAAGAACGTGTACTTGTACCTGCAATTAAAACCATTAATGATTCCAGCGACTTGAAAGTAAAGTATGATGAAATCAAAACAGGTCGATACATCACTGATTTAGAAATCATAGTTATAAAAAAAGACTCAAAAGTTATTAGAAGGTTGAAATCAGGTGTAGTAGGAGTCGAAAATTGGCTGAATGGTTATCAGGAGAGAGAAGATTTTATGGATACGGAAGTGGCGTGA
- a CDS encoding type IV secretion system DNA-binding domain-containing protein: MTFIEFSRKLRTASIIGGFVGLGLGLAITRMDAPLPFYNLADLMPQTMEGISPWLYEETIKEFLVPNLSVFLTYFLPVWIGALFYLFKYDQKEDEIFKRGSQLLSPKELRKHILKVLKKSHDTHRLTLGIEQIPIPFTQEVKNFLFVGMPGSGKSQSLYSLLLGNVNDKGKQLTGGVVDFNEPLICYERKGDDFVAPLYRRGRDYLFDPRDRDSIKWNIFRDLLTEDGDIDEAMVNFFVNSIAPVSDSKAAHFEEQAQSIVKAVLLAVAGSENPSNKALINFLRMYPTPKALRAALLANPTVILFGADNAVHGSLTVDSQENLDNQATSVYATCNKVFKNLSNRAFYYEGGDFSVREFIASLKDKNVDIRLFVVNTASQSGAYNTYFGLFFTLLYKHILTLPNSKTRRIVMVLDELMSLASGGNKSLGKYLISELINTLAESRSKGLNALIAFQGLSQANEIVGDNLIKSLFQMCGTKIVLQYSEPYGQKLLSQFLGEKEIDRKKQGINRASQAGQDRLNESDEEKIKKIVLESEFANLEPLEAFIKIGNFPASKIKFGYQEPKKICDPLIRKDLPYFQTLIEDQNSQSGFVA; the protein is encoded by the coding sequence ATGACATTTATAGAATTCAGCCGAAAGCTTCGAACCGCTTCTATCATTGGAGGTTTTGTAGGACTTGGGCTTGGCTTGGCAATTACTCGAATGGATGCTCCTCTTCCATTTTACAACTTAGCTGATTTAATGCCTCAAACGATGGAAGGAATCAGCCCGTGGCTTTATGAGGAGACAATCAAAGAATTTTTGGTTCCGAACCTATCAGTATTTTTAACCTATTTTTTACCAGTTTGGATTGGTGCGTTATTTTATCTCTTTAAGTATGATCAAAAAGAGGACGAAATATTCAAAAGGGGGTCACAGCTCTTATCACCGAAAGAACTGAGAAAACATATTTTAAAAGTACTGAAAAAGTCCCACGATACCCACAGATTAACGCTCGGAATCGAACAAATACCTATTCCTTTTACCCAAGAGGTCAAGAATTTTTTATTTGTTGGTATGCCAGGCTCAGGGAAGAGCCAAAGCCTCTATTCCCTTCTGCTTGGCAACGTCAATGATAAAGGGAAACAGCTGACAGGCGGGGTCGTCGATTTCAATGAGCCACTCATTTGTTACGAACGTAAAGGGGATGATTTTGTGGCTCCACTATATCGACGAGGGAGAGATTATCTATTTGATCCACGGGATCGGGATAGCATTAAGTGGAATATTTTTCGAGATTTATTAACCGAAGACGGCGACATAGATGAAGCTATGGTCAACTTTTTTGTGAATTCCATTGCTCCCGTTAGTGATTCGAAGGCAGCTCATTTCGAGGAGCAAGCACAAAGCATCGTAAAAGCGGTTCTGTTGGCAGTAGCAGGGAGCGAAAATCCAAGCAATAAGGCATTAATAAATTTTTTGAGAATGTATCCAACACCAAAGGCGTTAAGGGCTGCTTTATTGGCAAATCCTACCGTGATATTATTTGGAGCTGATAACGCTGTGCATGGGAGTTTAACGGTTGATTCACAAGAGAATCTTGATAATCAGGCTACATCGGTGTATGCAACTTGTAATAAGGTGTTTAAGAATCTTTCGAATCGTGCATTTTATTATGAGGGTGGAGATTTTAGTGTTCGTGAATTTATCGCATCACTTAAAGATAAAAACGTAGATATTAGGCTTTTTGTCGTCAATACAGCTAGTCAATCAGGGGCATATAACACGTACTTTGGTCTCTTTTTTACATTGCTCTATAAGCATATTTTGACTTTACCTAATAGCAAAACTCGACGGATCGTTATGGTTCTTGATGAATTGATGTCATTGGCTTCAGGCGGTAATAAATCATTAGGAAAGTATCTAATTAGTGAGCTTATCAATACATTAGCAGAGAGCAGAAGCAAAGGGCTAAACGCATTGATAGCGTTTCAAGGATTAAGTCAGGCAAACGAAATAGTCGGCGATAATCTGATCAAAAGCCTTTTTCAAATGTGTGGAACGAAGATTGTGCTGCAATACAGTGAACCTTATGGTCAAAAATTATTGAGTCAATTCCTTGGAGAAAAGGAAATTGACCGTAAAAAGCAGGGAATCAATAGAGCGAGCCAAGCGGGACAGGATAGATTGAATGAAAGCGACGAGGAGAAAATAAAGAAAATTGTGTTGGAAAGCGAGTTTGCAAACCTTGAGCCATTGGAAGCATTTATCAAAATCGGGAACTTTCCAGCGAGCAAAATCAAGTTTGGATACCAAGAACCAAAAAAGATTTGTGATCCACTGATACGAAAGGATTTACCGTATTTTCAAACGCTGATAGAAGATCAGAATTCCCAAAGTGGATTCGTGGCATAA
- a CDS encoding DUF2958 domain-containing protein yields MKLITEKQQERIPELYAQESVSDPIVYLKITCMNAFWLITELDKGKGLAFGYAQIIEGGGELGYISLEEINELRENYYVSVKAVEEPLSKLKAEFGL; encoded by the coding sequence ATGAAATTAATAACCGAGAAGCAACAAGAGCGTATCCCCGAACTCTACGCCCAAGAGAGTGTTAGCGATCCGATTGTGTATCTAAAAATCACTTGCATGAATGCGTTTTGGCTGATTACAGAGCTGGACAAAGGGAAGGGATTGGCGTTTGGATACGCTCAAATCATTGAAGGAGGAGGCGAATTAGGCTATATTTCACTCGAAGAAATTAACGAATTACGAGAAAATTATTATGTAAGCGTCAAAGCGGTAGAAGAACCGCTTTCAAAACTCAAAGCTGAGTTTGGGCTATGA
- a CDS encoding outer membrane beta-barrel protein: MKKFMIIAATAILATAANAAVKDIHLSGGTSTIDHATQPIYEIGYGVSGCFDSGLMLGIEFNVGGANTPKETTYNYSGDMRVGFSPIKNTSVYAIGSAMTQSYKNTTGYGFGYGGGMEYRFNNSFATAVEYKTFSMTTKVGDYDFDSTQLKMKYTF, encoded by the coding sequence ATGAAAAAATTTATGATCATAGCTGCAACGGCTATTTTGGCAACGGCAGCAAACGCAGCGGTGAAAGATATTCACCTCTCAGGTGGAACGTCAACAATCGATCATGCAACGCAGCCTATTTATGAAATCGGTTATGGGGTATCGGGTTGTTTTGACAGCGGTTTAATGCTTGGGATTGAGTTTAATGTCGGTGGGGCAAATACTCCCAAAGAGACGACCTATAACTACAGCGGAGATATGAGAGTGGGGTTCTCGCCGATTAAAAATACCTCAGTGTATGCAATCGGATCGGCAATGACTCAATCGTATAAAAATACAACGGGCTACGGTTTCGGATACGGTGGAGGAATGGAGTACCGATTTAACAATTCTTTTGCGACAGCGGTTGAATATAAAACGTTCTCTATGACAACGAAAGTTGGAGATTATGATTTTGATTCAACACAGTTGAAAATGAAATACACCTTCTAA
- a CDS encoding integrase arm-type DNA-binding domain-containing protein, giving the protein MANKKVKSLTDTEIKKLKPKFEENKDYTISDGNGLQLLIKLDGRKIWEIRYTINGKAKKTTLGTYPTVTLAKARAMRDEYRSKSFEGIDPIDERKKAKEIIAEKEAENQALLKGEFHKVAYGWLESLSEAESTHTKRVNSFEADILPFFCTYDKYKNIVSSKHIKDITHPELLKVLLKKEEKAPVVASRRFYDCKRLWRYAINHGHTDVNTPDRISTDAFKKHEVKHRPKITDEKVLGEMLRAIDRYEGSGGVIIRNVLKLAALTMLRIGNLATLKWNNIYFKKGLIIIKRSEMKVKDKNLPDFVLPLSRQAIEVLKETKELTGWGEWVFHGIKDPKWHVNKESGNKALRKMGFTDEESGRKQTLHSFRGTYASLARTHHKDHGAVFEALERVLDHQEGSQVVRAYAHMADYTEQMRELLQWWADFLDDLKVRKYE; this is encoded by the coding sequence ATGGCAAATAAAAAAGTAAAATCACTTACGGATACCGAGATTAAAAAATTAAAGCCTAAGTTTGAAGAAAATAAGGACTACACGATATCAGATGGCAATGGCTTGCAACTGCTTATCAAATTAGATGGTCGTAAAATTTGGGAAATTCGTTACACAATTAATGGCAAAGCTAAAAAAACTACTTTGGGAACTTATCCAACCGTTACCCTTGCCAAAGCAAGAGCGATGCGTGATGAATATAGAAGTAAGTCCTTTGAGGGTATAGATCCGATCGATGAGCGTAAAAAAGCAAAAGAGATTATTGCCGAAAAAGAAGCAGAAAATCAGGCTCTATTAAAAGGAGAATTTCACAAAGTCGCCTATGGGTGGCTAGAAAGCTTATCTGAAGCAGAGAGTACACATACGAAAAGGGTGAATTCTTTCGAAGCGGATATTTTGCCATTCTTCTGCACGTACGATAAATATAAAAATATTGTTTCCTCAAAACATATCAAAGATATAACCCATCCAGAATTGTTGAAGGTATTATTGAAGAAAGAAGAAAAAGCCCCTGTTGTTGCGAGTCGACGATTTTATGATTGTAAACGTTTGTGGAGATATGCAATCAATCATGGTCATACAGACGTCAATACTCCCGATAGAATAAGTACCGATGCTTTTAAAAAACATGAAGTGAAACATCGTCCAAAGATTACTGATGAAAAAGTATTGGGAGAAATGCTTAGAGCGATAGATCGCTATGAAGGTTCTGGCGGTGTCATAATTCGGAATGTTTTGAAACTTGCCGCTTTGACAATGCTAAGAATTGGTAATTTAGCAACGTTAAAATGGAATAATATTTATTTCAAAAAAGGTCTAATTATTATCAAACGTTCAGAAATGAAAGTTAAAGATAAAAATTTGCCTGATTTCGTTTTACCTTTGTCACGTCAAGCTATTGAAGTTTTGAAAGAGACTAAAGAATTGACTGGTTGGGGTGAATGGGTATTTCATGGTATCAAAGATCCCAAATGGCATGTTAACAAAGAGAGCGGTAATAAAGCGTTACGAAAAATGGGATTTACGGATGAAGAGAGTGGACGAAAACAGACATTGCATAGTTTTCGTGGTACTTATGCAAGCTTGGCGCGAACGCATCATAAAGATCACGGGGCAGTATTTGAAGCATTAGAGAGAGTTTTGGATCATCAAGAAGGTAGTCAAGTTGTTCGAGCTTATGCGCATATGGCGGATTATACGGAGCAGATGAGGGAACTATTGCAATGGTGGGCAGATTTCCTAGATGATTTGAAAGTCAGAAAATACGAGTGA
- a CDS encoding DUF4282 domain-containing protein codes for MNFLTFESFISIPVLITFYYLGALMIPALLWIKRLWVLKIAKALMRTFPISTSRIVLGFMVLFIGFEILWRIMFEMLIGYFKMIEYLQHIAG; via the coding sequence ATGAACTTTTTAACCTTTGAATCGTTTATCTCGATTCCGGTACTGATTACCTTCTATTATCTGGGAGCATTGATGATCCCTGCCCTGCTTTGGATCAAACGATTATGGGTCCTCAAAATAGCCAAAGCTTTGATGCGAACGTTTCCTATTTCAACATCCAGGATTGTTCTTGGTTTCATGGTTTTATTTATCGGATTTGAAATACTGTGGCGGATAATGTTTGAGATGCTGATCGGATATTTCAAGATGATTGAGTATCTTCAGCACATTGCAGGATAG
- a CDS encoding WGR domain-containing protein, with protein MLIRRVNDRVRYYLIELYQNLFGEWMVIRTFGSCRALKPTGVIRNYFLDENDAERSIDMLVQQKEKKGYESFTHQSKEHSCIHF; from the coding sequence ATGTTGATCCGTAGAGTGAACGATCGTGTCCGCTATTACCTGATTGAGCTTTATCAAAACCTGTTCGGTGAATGGATGGTGATTCGAACCTTTGGCTCCTGTAGGGCTCTCAAGCCAACCGGTGTCATACGAAACTATTTTTTAGATGAGAATGATGCGGAACGCTCTATCGATATGCTTGTACAACAAAAAGAGAAAAAAGGGTACGAATCTTTTACACACCAATCAAAGGAACACTCATGTATTCATTTCTAA
- a CDS encoding helix-turn-helix transcriptional regulator, whose amino-acid sequence MSKEERADIKEYYDDLTEHIKLIRKERNVSQLKLANILGHNSTSFIARIELRQNQANYNLSHLILLAKEWNLPLSDMLPPLKNS is encoded by the coding sequence GTGTCTAAAGAAGAGAGAGCAGATATTAAAGAATATTACGATGATTTGACCGAACACATCAAATTAATACGTAAAGAACGGAACGTCAGCCAACTCAAACTCGCCAATATTCTCGGACATAACTCCACTTCCTTTATCGCTCGAATTGAACTCCGACAGAATCAAGCCAATTACAATTTATCCCATTTAATTCTTCTGGCTAAAGAGTGGAATCTTCCACTAAGCGATATGCTTCCCCCATTAAAAAACTCCTGA
- a CDS encoding HipA domain-containing protein, whose translation MKLNLFSAHTKIGELSYNPSDETFSFSYEEAWIENGFVLSPHIRFDTFPSSSTLKKFFANLLPEGRGLEDLSRYFQISKSNIFGLIEKLSFDTAGALFFSTYDHIDQQTKLRPVALEELQERIIQRRTQSITVWDGRPRLSLAGIQDKLPILFHEGQFGFGEGDLCSTHILKFDTQNEHYTVLNEYLSMQLAYASGIQTAEVELLRFNDEAVLSVKRFDRRYISKTSVERLHIVDGCQMLDLSPSEKYERPYGSQRDVQHYRSEANFKNLFALADRCSVPALAIQQMIRWTLFNLIIGNYDAHAKNISFFITKSKIDLAPFYDLLNVSLYPQFAQDYSMAFGDTFEPDNLTTYDLAEFCHKCTIKPKLLVQEFRKIAKALNSTLSSDTFPSLSINEEEKSFVFAYTESVSTSLKSIERIIDDLIEVYQNHFS comes from the coding sequence ATGAAGCTCAATCTTTTCTCTGCCCATACCAAGATCGGCGAGCTCTCCTACAATCCAAGCGATGAAACATTTTCGTTTAGCTATGAGGAAGCATGGATAGAAAACGGCTTTGTGCTATCGCCGCACATTCGTTTCGATACCTTCCCCTCCTCCTCTACTCTCAAAAAATTCTTTGCCAATTTGTTGCCGGAGGGGAGAGGTCTGGAAGATCTCAGTCGCTATTTTCAGATCTCAAAATCTAATATCTTCGGGTTGATTGAAAAACTATCTTTCGATACGGCAGGAGCTCTTTTTTTTAGCACATACGATCATATTGATCAGCAGACTAAGCTACGACCAGTTGCGCTAGAGGAATTGCAAGAGAGAATTATCCAGCGCCGAACACAAAGTATCACCGTATGGGATGGCAGACCACGCCTGAGTTTGGCAGGAATACAGGACAAACTCCCTATTCTTTTTCATGAGGGACAATTCGGGTTTGGCGAAGGGGATTTGTGCTCGACACATATTTTAAAATTCGATACCCAAAACGAACACTATACGGTTTTAAATGAATACCTATCGATGCAACTAGCATATGCTTCAGGAATACAGACTGCCGAAGTAGAACTGCTCAGGTTTAATGACGAAGCGGTATTATCGGTCAAACGGTTCGATCGCCGCTATATCTCTAAAACTTCAGTTGAACGGCTCCACATCGTCGATGGGTGTCAAATGCTCGACCTCTCCCCTAGCGAAAAGTATGAACGCCCTTACGGTTCTCAAAGAGACGTTCAGCATTATCGCTCGGAAGCCAATTTTAAAAACCTCTTTGCACTGGCCGATAGATGTTCCGTCCCCGCGCTTGCGATACAACAGATGATTCGATGGACACTTTTCAATCTTATCATCGGCAACTATGATGCTCATGCCAAAAACATCTCCTTTTTCATTACAAAGTCCAAAATCGATCTCGCGCCATTTTATGATTTGCTCAACGTTTCACTCTATCCTCAATTCGCGCAGGATTACTCGATGGCATTTGGAGATACGTTCGAACCGGACAATCTCACCACTTACGATCTCGCAGAGTTTTGTCATAAGTGTACGATTAAACCCAAGCTGCTCGTTCAGGAGTTCCGTAAAATTGCTAAAGCATTAAATTCTACTCTCTCGTCCGATACCTTCCCTTCACTGTCGATCAATGAAGAGGAAAAATCTTTCGTTTTTGCCTATACCGAATCGGTATCAACGTCACTCAAAAGTATCGAACGCATCATCGATGATCTCATCGAGGTGTATCAAAACCATTTTTCATAA
- a CDS encoding helix-turn-helix transcriptional regulator — translation MAKRIVPTSPPPRNGPIDPKLLAQFIRSKRTNLGLTIHEAALLCNVSLSTISKIETASGSVMFDKVLEVCDKLGIKLYVQIGDDV, via the coding sequence ATGGCAAAACGTATCGTCCCTACCTCTCCCCCACCACGCAACGGTCCGATCGATCCAAAACTCTTAGCCCAATTCATTCGTTCCAAACGGACCAATCTTGGACTGACCATACATGAAGCTGCCTTGCTTTGCAATGTCAGTCTCTCGACCATATCAAAAATAGAAACGGCAAGCGGTAGCGTGATGTTTGATAAAGTACTGGAAGTGTGCGACAAACTGGGTATTAAGCTGTATGTACAAATAGGTGATGATGTATGA
- a CDS encoding AlpA family transcriptional regulator, with protein sequence MSQQERLLRLKEVLYLTRISKSTIYENMKKGLFPKQVNPSPGVSAWKESEIIALMNGEWRSRS encoded by the coding sequence ATGAGTCAGCAAGAACGATTGTTAAGATTAAAGGAAGTGCTATATCTTACACGCATTTCCAAATCTACAATTTATGAAAATATGAAAAAAGGGTTGTTTCCGAAACAGGTTAATCCATCACCAGGCGTAAGTGCGTGGAAGGAAAGTGAAATCATTGCATTAATGAATGGAGAGTGGAGGAGTAGATCATGA
- a CDS encoding PRC-barrel domain-containing protein encodes MRGSVDWQTAELVKVIFVEGTKKEDRVNPTHSNFLCVSSFKTMETYRSVLNNAGHWMKEFYCIKDFEQITAEHIEAYMLYKIEYYPSKQYLAKISAALGKLEIALKRYTLQKYGVEKHYDFQIRQLHLTMAKSLNWVYDGYRNRVYTNPYALIASMTNPLHTIGASIQVQGGSRAEGICLIKAEQLHGYRIDNIIGKEVGVIETKEKGGKIGDILVNIETYQKVEAIIKMDGKFKINYKAYTEEIRNVCKKHGVSCESSHGFRWTYAQRRVREYQKAGYSYEEALQGVSWEMKHFRCSVTEHYLG; translated from the coding sequence ATGAGAGGATCTGTGGATTGGCAAACAGCTGAACTAGTCAAAGTTATATTTGTTGAAGGAACTAAAAAAGAAGATCGGGTCAATCCAACTCACTCAAATTTCCTATGTGTATCTAGTTTTAAGACCATGGAGACATATCGATCCGTTTTGAACAACGCGGGACACTGGATGAAAGAATTTTATTGCATTAAAGATTTTGAACAAATTACTGCCGAACATATCGAAGCATATATGCTTTATAAAATCGAATATTACCCATCAAAACAGTATCTTGCAAAAATTTCAGCTGCCCTTGGAAAACTTGAAATAGCTTTAAAGCGTTATACACTTCAAAAATATGGTGTGGAAAAACACTATGACTTTCAAATCAGGCAGTTACACTTAACGATGGCTAAATCATTGAATTGGGTATATGACGGATATCGCAATCGAGTTTATACAAATCCTTACGCTCTTATTGCTTCAATGACGAACCCTTTGCATACTATAGGGGCATCCATACAGGTCCAGGGCGGTTCGAGAGCCGAAGGAATATGTCTGATTAAGGCTGAGCAATTACATGGTTACAGGATTGATAACATTATCGGAAAAGAAGTAGGAGTGATAGAAACAAAAGAAAAAGGTGGCAAAATAGGGGATATTTTAGTTAATATTGAAACATATCAAAAAGTTGAGGCTATTATCAAAATGGATGGTAAATTCAAAATCAATTATAAAGCATATACGGAAGAAATTCGGAATGTATGTAAAAAGCATGGAGTTTCGTGCGAATCTAGTCATGGATTTCGTTGGACTTATGCGCAACGTAGGGTTCGTGAATATCAAAAGGCAGGGTATTCCTATGAAGAAGCGCTCCAAGGAGTCTCATGGGAAATGAAACACTTCAGATGTTCAGTGACGGAACACTATTTAGGTTAA